Proteins co-encoded in one Quercus robur chromosome 8, dhQueRobu3.1, whole genome shotgun sequence genomic window:
- the LOC126697533 gene encoding small polypeptide DEVIL 11-like produces MASISTSTATSISGAPPPFYFDEKWKLSKKEGSSRSRSSTAATTATSATTPFMKNSSTSSSSSSSSHRRCSFSRKCARLVKEQRARFYIVRRCVTMLICWREYSDS; encoded by the coding sequence ATGGCTTCAATATCCACAAGTACTGCTACTTCCATTAGTGGAGCTCCACCACCCTTTTACTTTGACGAGAAGTGGAAATTGTCAAAGAAAGAAGGTTCTTCAAGAAGCCGATCTTCCACAGCAGCAACAACAGCAACTAGTGCCACTACTCCTTTCATGAAGAATagttctacttcttcttcttcttcttcttcctcacaCAGAAGGTGTTCTTTCTCAAGAAAGTGTGCTAGGCTTGTGAAGGAACAAAGAGCAAGGTTCTACATCGTGAGGCGCTGCGTGACTATGCTCATTTGCTGGAGAGAGTATAGCGATTCTTAA